One window of Monomorium pharaonis isolate MP-MQ-018 unplaced genomic scaffold, ASM1337386v2 scaffold_32, whole genome shotgun sequence genomic DNA carries:
- the LOC118648250 gene encoding uncharacterized protein LOC118648250, with protein MRSFSVACGATMSHTLRGTQLRKHIATKCISLNLLEYQVNDLSNHLGHSDKIHKEHYRLPIASRDILQVSKLLEYAQGEEKNNNEDESTDDDDESDVLLKRDSCNDENRSFSSDEYQMNIPLSSKNQNLFKDCEDNLKEKHCKSVGRHSTKDKPIK; from the exons ATGCGGTCTTTTTCAGTAGCATGCGGAGCAACCATGTCACATACATTACGTGGAACACAATTGAGAAAACACATAGCAACTAAATGTATTTCTCTAAATTTATTAGAGTATCAGGTGAATGATTTATCAAATCATTTGGGACATTCAgataaaatacacaaagaGCATTACAGATTACCTATTGCTAGTCGAGACATTTTACAAGTATCAAAACTTTTGGAATATGCGCAaggtgaagaaaaaaataacaatgagGACGAAAGTACTGATGACGATG ATGAATCTGATGTATTGCTCAAAAGAGATTCATGTAATGATGAAAACCGATCATTCTCTTCTG ATGAATATCAGATGAACATACCATTATCcagtaaaaatcaaaatttatttaaggatTGTGAAGataatctaaaagaaaaacactgca AGAGTGTAGGCAGACATTCAACAAAGGATAaacctataaaataa